DNA sequence from the Coccidioides posadasii str. Silveira chromosome 5, complete sequence genome:
CATTAACTTGGGTAGCGCGCTTTTGGGGTCTGGAGGAGAGGCTCTTTGCATCATTTTGTAATCCTGGCTTGCTTGCCATCTTTGTTATCTAGCAAACAATGGCCTATCTTATTGCTGGGGTCCTGCTATGCGAACAGGGCTGCATTTTGTGATGATTGAGAGGTACTCTGTAACTATTAATTACATGACTGTAATTCGTTTCCCAAATTGGAAACCATGAAACCCCGGTGGTACTCCATACTGTAACCACTGGCTACCCCATCCTCACTTTTAAGTCAAACTTTGCTCCCGTAGTCATCGGTAGCTACTCAATGTTACCAACGTTTAGACCAAGAGATATGTAGTTGTGGCAGCAGAGCTGAGGGTActctactctgtactccgtactccgtacagagtacaacTCTTGGCCGGGGCTCAAGCCATATGAGCCAATGATTGGAGGTCGATCTTTCTGGTTCCTGGTTGGAGCTCGGCCAGATTGAGGAAGAAATCTTGGCAGGTGCCAAGACTGATCACCTTCACGTTACTCCGTAATTATGGGCAAATTCCGCATGTATGTTTGGTTGGGGTGCCTGGCTTGATTGtgctccatacggagtacttcacTCATCAGTCTCTGCGACGCTCTCGACTATACCTCCCCGGCCGGCCACAGTAAAGCGGTTAAATCCTTACGCCCAAAGGCTTTGGGGACCGCTATCCTCATGGGTTTAGCAGGGCCGAAAAAGTGAGTGAAATCGTACATAACGTCCCATCGTCAGCTTTTTTTCCTAATAACAGCCAATAGACGGACCAAAATTTCCCACGACCCGAACAATATAGCATGGTCTAGGTCAACCACAGGATATGGCCACCGAATTATGAGTGCGCAGGGATGGACCCCTGGTGCATTTTTGGGAGCACCGGGTGCTGCCCACTCTTCCTGCTATACGGCCGCGAGTGCTTCGCATATCCGAGTTGTGCTCAAAGATGATACGCTTGGGCTAGGAGCTCGCCCCCGAAATCCACTTGCAGAAGATGAGCCTACAGGGCTGGATGCCTTTCAGGATCTATTAGGTCGCCTAAACGGAAAGAGTGATGTGGAGTTGGTCAAGGAACAACGCCGAAGGGAGGATATCAAACTTCTCAGTTTCGTGGAGAGAAGGTGGAAGAGCATGGCTTTTGTGCCGGGGGGATACCTGGTCAAGGAAGATCCGGCGAGGACTTTAGTTGTGGCAGAACAAGCCAACAAGGATGACTCCAGTGACCCGAAGTCGGGGCAAGAAACAACGCAGAAACGTcccaaaaaggaaaaaagaaaggagaaacCTCGACATAGGGAAGAACCCATAGACTCGAGATCAATCTCCTCTAAATCTGAACGGGGCACTATTAACTCCGCCGATCAAACCTCCGATGATGAAAGTACGAACATCGTGCCAAGTGAAAGCAAATCgcgcaagaaagaaaagaagaagaagccaaaaaaaaggaaaatggatGAGGTCAATGAGGAAGAATCGCTCCCCGATGGCCGAATCGGCTGCAAGGGAATCTTACCCAACAAGCAATCTGCTCAGCAATCCACTGGAGAACGATATATCAACGGGGACAGTATGATCAATGTTAGGGAACATCGACCACTGGGCCGTCAAGTCATACGAAGTCGTTATattcaacagaagaagatggcGTTGTTGGACGCTAAGTCATTAAACGAGGTATGGATATCTTGATTCCGTGTGTATATCCTCAGATTGGCTGACAATTTTTTGCAGATTTTTATGACATCTTGAATTTTCTGAGGCGGTGCCTGCCAGTTTGAGCCGCAAATTCCTGGGACTTGATGTCGTATCAAGCCTTCCTTGTCTTCGCTTTTTAATTCTATATAATTGCTGTATCTTgataaaagagaaagcaTGCAAAAGGAAGCAAAAGGAAGCTGAAACCTTGTTGTTTCTGTTGCTCTACTGTGAAAAGTTCCCTTGCAAGTTTCTGACATGTATGTTTGTGGGCTTACTATACCGTTTTCTGTCTTCCCGGATTGATACCATAAAATATTCTCACCAGCTATGTAAAGAACGTATCACATATCGTGTCATATGCCAAATCTGCATCAACCAGATTCACCTTTTTAactcccccccccccccccccccccccccccccaaacaCACATTGCTACTGCCATATGATGATGTTGAATGTTTAACCCATATTATCTTGCCGGTTGTCTCTATAATTGTTAAACCCAAGCACAAAGTAATGAAACAGTATTGCTCGCACAACcttctttttgttcttccagttctCCAAGTGGTCCGGCACGAGTTTCTTTCCCCAAATACCTTAATGAAACATGGCCCAGCATGATTCTCTTTCCACTTCAGGGGGCCTTGGTCTTGCTAGGCTTGAAGGCCGCCTTGCAGAGCGCTTCTTTGCTCCTCATACTCCCACTTATGGAAGCAAGTTTCAGTTGGACGTCAGCCCGGTTCACTCCACATCTCCAGTGGTAAGAACACCATCATCAGTGATGTTTCATTAAGCAAATCTAAATGACAACTTCGGCCAGTCTCAACCTATCAACCTGAAACCGGCCACAACCTGTGCCCTGAAGCACAATGGTTTTCTGGCCATTGCTGCCCGTGCCTTCCAGGAATCTGTGAAGCTTCCAGACGGCCCACCACCGGCAGTATGGGCCCCACACAACAAAATGCACTCATACTATGAATGGCTCCTCTACAGGTTTGGCGCAGAGCTCCAGTCTAATCTTCGCCGGCAGGGGGTTTTTGACTACCTGACTTTTCGAAACGAGTGGCTTCGTCACGGTCGGAGCATTACAGATAACATCCGTGCCGAATGGGGTTTGCATCCACTTGGTTCGACTGCGGCAGTTAAGACAACCCTGGAGACGGAATATACTGAAGCCGCGGTTCGTGCTGTGGAGGCTACAGTCAAGTTTCCCACGATGCCTCCCCCAGAAGGATGGAGGCTTGGTGACGGTCTCCATCCTTATTATGACACCATGCTCCGCCGATTCCATAATCACATGTGCGATATGTTGGAGCAATGGGGCGCTGGATTATTTCAAAGAAGAGCAGAAGCTAGCGATGCTGTTGGCAGTTACAAAGAATACATCATCCGCGAGTATCGAAAAACATGGATCCAAATGTTTGGTATCCCGGACCTTAAAGTTTCTGTCGACGTTCAGCCCTCTTCTGTTAACTAACTCATCCCATCTGGCACTCGGGCCTTTAGACGTACAGCTCTGTCGCTAGCACCACCAAGCTGCGGCAGGTAGGCGTTTGTACCGAGTTAAAAAAATCAAGATTTTGCCAAGGAATTTTAGTTAACAATCGATCCTTCCACTTACGGAGTACCAGGTACAAACCTTGTTATTTCGTAAATGGttactccgtgctccgtagTCAGGTGTAAATTAAAGTTTGTGACCAAAGGCAGCTGAAAATGAGTTAACTGACATCATCGGGTTATCCACACTACGGAGCAGCTTGGAGGAGAATCGACGCTCTTGTGATTCGGTTGGCGCTGTTCGATCCTTGACATCAGGTACTCAGTTACGTGACCCAAAATATCTAGGTTTCTGCAGAGGCATTTTTCG
Encoded proteins:
- the PXR1 gene encoding telomerase inhibitor (EggNog:ENOG410PPE4~COG:A~BUSCO:13726at33183), translated to MGLAGPKKRTKISHDPNNIAWSRSTTGYGHRIMSAQGWTPGAFLGAPGAAHSSCYTAASASHIRVVLKDDTLGLGARPRNPLAEDEPTGLDAFQDLLGRLNGKSDVELVKEQRRREDIKLLSFVERRWKSMAFVPGGYLVKEDPARTLVVAEQANKDDSSDPKSGQETTQKRPKKEKRKEKPRHREEPIDSRSISSKSERGTINSADQTSDDESTNIVPSESKSRKKEKKKKPKKRKMDEVNEEESLPDGRIGCKGILPNKQSAQQSTGERYINGDSMINVREHRPLGRQVIRSRYIQQKKMALLDAKSLNEIFMTS
- a CDS encoding uncharacterized protein (EggNog:ENOG410Q5AW), with product MAQHDSLSTSGGLGLARLEGRLAERFFAPHTPTYGSKFQLDVSPVHSTSPVSQPINLKPATTCALKHNGFLAIAARAFQESVKLPDGPPPAVWAPHNKMHSYYEWLLYRFGAELQSNLRRQGVFDYLTFRNEWLRHGRSITDNIRAEWGLHPLGSTAAVKTTLETEYTEAAVRAVEATVKFPTMPPPEGWRLGDGLHPYYDTMLRRFHNHMCDMLEQWGAGLFQRRAEASDAVGSYKEYIIREYRKTWIQMFGIPDLKVSVDVQPSSVN